In Streptomyces sp. NBC_01551, one DNA window encodes the following:
- a CDS encoding site-specific DNA-methyltransferase translates to MPFSLHQGDALSVLATLPDGCADSVITDPPYNSGGRTAKERTSRSARQKYVSADAQHALPDFTGENMDQRSYTLWLTQIMTEAHRATKVGGTALLFTDWRQLPATTDALQAAGWLWLGVLTWHKPQARPQKGKFRQDCEFIVWGAKGKIDAAANPVYLPGLYSASQPSGKARRHITQKPVEVMRELVKIAPPGGTVLDFCAGSGSTGVAALLEGRDFIGIEKTKEYAAVASERLADTTHQVHSQDDFALTS, encoded by the coding sequence TTGCCGTTTTCCCTTCACCAGGGCGACGCCCTCAGCGTGCTCGCGACTCTGCCCGACGGCTGCGCCGATTCCGTCATCACCGACCCGCCGTACAACAGCGGCGGCCGAACCGCCAAGGAGCGCACGAGCCGCTCTGCCCGCCAGAAGTACGTCTCCGCAGACGCCCAGCACGCCCTGCCGGACTTCACCGGCGAGAACATGGACCAGCGCTCGTACACGCTCTGGCTGACCCAGATCATGACCGAGGCCCACCGGGCCACCAAGGTCGGGGGCACGGCGCTGCTGTTCACCGACTGGCGGCAGCTGCCGGCGACCACGGACGCGCTCCAGGCCGCTGGCTGGCTGTGGCTGGGCGTCCTGACCTGGCACAAGCCGCAGGCCAGGCCGCAGAAGGGTAAGTTCCGGCAGGACTGCGAGTTCATCGTCTGGGGCGCGAAGGGCAAGATCGACGCCGCCGCGAACCCGGTCTACCTGCCCGGCTTGTACAGCGCCTCGCAGCCCTCGGGCAAGGCTCGCCGGCACATCACGCAGAAGCCGGTCGAGGTGATGCGGGAGCTGGTGAAGATCGCCCCGCCCGGCGGCACCGTGCTCGACTTCTGCGCCGGATCGGGCAGCACCGGGGTCGCCGCGCTGCTGGAGGGACGCGACTTCATCGGCATCGAGAAGACGAAGGAGTACGCGGCTGTTGCCTCCGAGCGCCTCGCCGATACCACCCATCAGGTGCATTCCCAGGACGATTTCGCCCTGACCTCCTGA